One window of the Triticum dicoccoides isolate Atlit2015 ecotype Zavitan chromosome 3B, WEW_v2.0, whole genome shotgun sequence genome contains the following:
- the LOC119280036 gene encoding uncharacterized protein LOC119280036 — protein sequence MYPHSPTGEYRLLVVQKTKNDGCYVYTLGSGQPPRHIGCLDDKELMTSLETVFFHGSLHWYTDTMIMVFDTTNESFRQMHSPMVSANDHDDLFEMSDMLGMFCFNEKENIVDIWVMQDYEGEVWALQHRVKLPIAEIMEQFETSRGWFDPVAASWDGDVLLLIQFEDNWLLQVDMDGKLIANIHHRFLYTTLLRLKQSLVSHTFFSILEGYVANASPFHLT from the coding sequence ATGTACCCACACAGTCCAACTGGCGAATATCGACTACTGGTGGTCCAAAAGACGAAGAATGATGGCTGCTACGTCTACACACTAGGCTCCGGCCAGCCGCCGAGGCACATAGGATGCCTTGATGACAAGGAACTGATGACTTCCCTTGAAACTGTCTTTTTCCATGGTAGCTTGCATTGGTATACAGACACCATGATAATGGTGTTTGACACCACCAACGAGTCGTTCCGGCAGATGCACTCTCCCATGGTTTCGGCAAATGACCATGATGACCTGTTTGAGATGAGTGACATGCTTGGCATGTTCTGTTTTAATGAAAAAGAGAACATTGTTGACATCTGGGTGATGCAGGACTATGAAGGCGAAGTCTGGGCCTTACAACATCGGGTTAAATTGCCGATTGCAGAGATCATGGAGCAATTTGAAACTTCTAGAGGTTGGTTTGATCCGGTGGCCGCATCTTGGGATGGTGACGTGCTACTGCTGATTCAATTTGAAGATAACTGGCTGCTTCAGGTTGACATGGATGGCAAGTTGATTGCTAATATCCATCACAGATTCCTATATACTACTCTACTTCGGCTCAAACAATCTCTAGTTTCGCATACCTTCTTTTCGATACTAGAGGGTTATGTTGCGAATGCTTCGCCTTTTCATCTCACCTGA